DNA from Mycolicibacterium alvei:
GCTGTCGATGGTGCCCGCTGCTCTGGCGGTCTGCGGATTCGAGCACGGCGTGCGCCAGATCACCGCGCTCGGGCTGACCGGTCACCCCAACCCGTGTCTGTCGCAGTGAAACCGTCATTTGTGTTGGCCGGGCCGAACGGGGCAGTCCTGGCCGAAGGGATGCGCGCCGGATTCTCCGACCTCGCCGACGCCCAGGCCGCACTGCGGTCGGGCACGCCAATCGTGCTGGGCGCGTTGCCATTCGACCGGACCGCACCGGCCGCCCTGTATGCGCCCGATACGGTCCGGTTCACCGAGGCGCTGCCCGAATGGCCGGTGAATCCACCCCCGGCCGTGGTCGAGCGCGAAACCCTGCCACCGGGATCGGTGCACCGGGAGCGGGTGGCCGAGGCGATCCGGCGGCTACAGGATCCGCAGATCCCGATCGACAAGGTGGTGCTGGCCCGCTCGCTGCGTCTGTCCGCCGATTCGCCATGGGATGCCCGGACCGTGCTACGCCGACTGGCCGACGCCGACCCGGCCGCCACCGTCTACCTGGCAGATCTGTCCCCCGCGGGCCCGGCCCACACCGACACCGCGCTGGTGGGCGCCAGCCCCGAGTTACTGGTGGCGCGCGAGGGCGAGAGGGTGATCTGCCAGCCCTTCGCCGGGTCGGCACCGCGCTCGGCCGATCCTGCCGTGGACGCGGCCAACGCGACCGCACTGGCCGCCTCGGCGAAGAAC
Protein-coding regions in this window:
- a CDS encoding isochorismate synthase, whose protein sequence is MRAGFSDLADAQAALRSGTPIVLGALPFDRTAPAALYAPDTVRFTEALPEWPVNPPPAVVERETLPPGSVHRERVAEAIRRLQDPQIPIDKVVLARSLRLSADSPWDARTVLRRLADADPAATVYLADLSPAGPAHTDTALVGASPELLVAREGERVICQPFAGSAPRSADPAVDAANATALAASAKNRHEHQLVVDMMRQALDPLCVDLQIADEPQLHGTDALWHLSTPVLGRLRETRTTAIDLALALHPTPAVGGVPTDRAAALISELEGDRGFYAGAVGWCDSSGDGRWVVSIRCAVLSADRYTALASAGGGIVAESDPDDEVDETTTKFRTILTGLGVT